From a region of the Odoribacter splanchnicus DSM 20712 genome:
- a CDS encoding alpha-2-macroglobulin family protein — MAVLLLTGCTNKEKTDFSKYITGYTSGVIKSSSSLSVYLGQPSDKGFQAGSTLPADLFRISPAIKGELILKDNHSIEFIPAERFKNGTTYKVTFNLGALCNVPKPYEKFNFEFDIVPLVTIFEPGVLISEPDHENELQYQGMLQSSDETDPTEMEQKLTATYNGQSVTPEWNHQGNRHYFAIRHLLKEKESKTLNLKFSKDIKATDGTEISIPGLNDFTVLNVKASDSEPPVIRIYMSENIDPNQDLKGLFSLEGASTLNYKISDNIIYLYPGNTIENNQPNLTIHAGIRSANGNTLHTEYIRSVRLSSTKPQVQLIGKGIIVPGNNQVLIPFSAIGLQAVDLEIIQVLDQNMNFFLQENSYDDRSELTRTARPVFMKKIDLKKDHPHIDLDKWNDFTIDLSDLVNLEKGNIYRFRLKFKKSYTTLSCADESPDSDYGDTDWDNPGSYYSEYYYPSGFDWEQRENPCHISYYTGDRFAARNIINTSLGIMAKQGADNQYVVCVSDLSTAEAIPNCNISLYNYQNQKIDSARTDKEGFAYLKPASPGFIVLAQKGKDKAWLRLAENSALSLSNFDVSGQHVQMGVKGFIYGERGVWRPGDEIYLSLILEDKLGVLPEGHPIVAQLVDPNGHITQTLKGAITPNNIHCFTFKTEPEDQTGYWHVLFRIGGLTFKQTLRIETVKPNRLAIQMLFPNDKIIGTGVSLKPVEVKTKWLNGAPTSNQKAITEVRLYHADAGFSEFPDYRFSDKSRYFEPSTETLFDGQTDQQGNFSFSLNKIKTEDAPGILNAVFTTRVFENGGDFSISSQSIRYSPYDEYVGIRLPENDDNWYSTEQPVRLQGVTITPTGKQSGNATIQIEVYKLDWHWWWDSEDENLGSYVNREYSSSVLSQKVKATDGRFQLDLHIPKYGRYFIRATDPSGHTSGLIAYFGSWSDNADQTAATTLHLNSDKKSYRVGEKIKVTIPSATGSVAIVSLENGKTVSNMKRINTSAGNTTFELEATSEMCPNTYIAVTLLQPHNNRDNDRPIRMYGVVNIHVEDPALHLNPKIKMAQELRPGKEFNVEVSEKDGKAMNYTIAIVDEGLLSLTTFRTPDPFAAFYAREALGVKTWDFYDYIYGAYGARLDKAFAVGGDEALKDLQDEKTNRFKPVVLFDGPFSLKAGATQKHTFKMPEYIGEVRTMVIAATNGQYGAASVNSTVNKPLMVSVALPRLFTPGDIIDIPVTVFVLKDHIREVTVKMTTDDKITLTGEKEQHIQFDKKGEQVVYFKARINSQTGMSTLRTEATSGNETAIVTEDVQVRIPNPRMTEIEEKEAKAGETVSFDTRITGTEPLSVLEVSSIPPLNLEQRLSYLLDYPHGCAEQITSQAFPQLALSWLLALSPAQQITAENNVREVINRLRSYQTPEGGFAYWPGEPYISEWVTSYAVNFLANAQKQGYAVPIQMLQHATNYMRQVANSWNRTEPWSQQDQAYRLYVLALAGKPDLAAMNRLKETRLQRPVSQWLLASAYALSNQQEIATKMIRDLSFEVTPYRETGGTFGSTTRDNALILQSMVILNMQQDAYRMLEKISKAMGSGNWYSTQETSFALYAAAQFVQKYLGSQKGIDITVKTNSGNENVKTDKTIWQKQLVLQGDKASVTVTNNGQGSLFVRQINSSAPLEVVKEKVMSGMSMSVRYYNDKGTPLNIEQLQQGEDITTEITIKNTGLTGTYQELALNYPVPSGFEIINDRLTGNTSAWKEAEYVDIRDDRFYVYFSLEQNQSKTFRFRCNAAFRGEYMLPAIYCSAMYDNSIQAILPGGKVKIE; from the coding sequence ATGGCTGTTCTATTGCTGACAGGCTGTACAAACAAAGAAAAAACCGATTTCAGTAAATACATCACCGGTTATACGAGTGGAGTCATCAAGTCCTCTTCTTCCCTTTCGGTCTATCTGGGTCAACCGTCCGATAAAGGTTTCCAGGCCGGTAGTACCCTCCCGGCCGATTTATTCAGGATATCTCCGGCTATAAAAGGGGAATTGATTCTAAAAGATAACCATAGTATAGAATTCATTCCGGCAGAACGTTTCAAAAACGGTACGACATACAAAGTCACGTTCAATCTGGGAGCACTTTGTAACGTCCCCAAGCCTTATGAGAAATTCAACTTTGAATTCGATATTGTCCCGCTGGTTACGATTTTCGAACCCGGTGTTCTGATCAGCGAACCCGATCATGAAAATGAATTACAATATCAGGGGATGTTGCAAAGTTCGGATGAAACCGATCCGACAGAAATGGAACAAAAACTGACGGCCACCTATAACGGTCAATCCGTCACACCGGAATGGAATCATCAGGGTAACCGGCATTATTTCGCTATCCGCCATCTGTTAAAAGAAAAAGAAAGTAAAACACTGAATTTAAAATTCAGTAAAGACATTAAAGCAACCGACGGCACCGAGATCTCCATCCCCGGTCTGAATGATTTCACGGTGTTGAATGTCAAAGCCAGTGACAGTGAACCACCGGTAATCCGTATCTATATGTCGGAGAATATCGATCCGAACCAGGATTTGAAAGGTTTGTTCAGCCTGGAAGGAGCCTCTACCCTGAATTATAAAATCTCGGATAACATCATTTACCTTTATCCGGGTAACACTATCGAAAATAACCAACCGAATCTGACTATCCATGCCGGGATACGCAGTGCCAACGGTAATACGTTGCATACCGAATATATCCGGTCGGTACGTCTCTCCAGCACCAAACCACAAGTACAACTCATCGGCAAGGGGATCATCGTCCCGGGCAACAATCAGGTACTCATTCCTTTTTCTGCTATCGGACTGCAAGCCGTCGACCTTGAAATCATTCAGGTGCTCGACCAAAACATGAACTTTTTCCTGCAAGAAAATTCTTATGACGACCGCAGCGAACTGACCCGTACAGCCCGACCGGTATTTATGAAAAAAATCGATCTGAAAAAAGATCATCCCCATATCGACCTCGATAAATGGAATGACTTTACCATCGACTTAAGCGATCTGGTCAATCTGGAGAAAGGTAATATTTATCGTTTCAGACTGAAATTCAAGAAATCATATACCACTCTTTCCTGTGCCGATGAAAGTCCCGACTCGGATTATGGGGATACGGACTGGGACAACCCGGGTTCCTACTACAGCGAATATTATTATCCATCCGGTTTCGACTGGGAACAGCGCGAAAATCCTTGTCATATCTCCTACTACACCGGTGATCGGTTTGCAGCCCGCAATATCATCAATACTTCACTGGGCATTATGGCCAAACAAGGAGCCGACAATCAGTATGTCGTATGCGTTTCCGATCTCAGTACCGCTGAAGCGATTCCGAACTGCAACATCAGTCTTTACAATTATCAGAATCAAAAGATCGATTCGGCAAGGACCGATAAAGAAGGATTCGCGTATTTAAAACCGGCATCTCCGGGCTTTATCGTACTGGCACAGAAGGGTAAAGACAAAGCCTGGTTGCGTTTAGCAGAAAACAGTGCTCTATCCCTCAGTAACTTCGACGTCAGCGGACAACATGTACAAATGGGGGTAAAAGGATTCATTTATGGTGAAAGGGGGGTATGGCGTCCGGGAGATGAAATCTATTTATCCCTGATCCTGGAGGACAAGCTCGGTGTCTTACCGGAAGGTCACCCGATCGTTGCACAACTGGTCGATCCCAACGGGCATATTACCCAAACTTTAAAAGGAGCGATTACTCCCAATAATATCCATTGTTTTACCTTCAAAACCGAACCCGAAGACCAAACCGGTTATTGGCATGTCCTCTTCCGTATCGGTGGCCTGACTTTCAAACAGACATTACGCATCGAAACAGTGAAACCGAACCGTCTGGCTATACAAATGTTATTTCCTAACGATAAAATTATCGGTACCGGTGTTTCCCTGAAACCTGTAGAAGTGAAGACCAAATGGCTGAACGGAGCACCGACTTCCAATCAAAAAGCGATCACAGAGGTACGTTTATACCATGCCGATGCAGGTTTCTCCGAATTTCCGGATTATCGTTTTTCCGATAAATCCAGGTATTTCGAACCTTCGACAGAAACCCTATTCGACGGGCAAACCGACCAGCAGGGAAATTTTTCATTCAGCCTGAACAAGATCAAAACCGAAGATGCTCCCGGAATATTAAATGCAGTCTTCACCACCCGGGTATTTGAAAACGGCGGGGATTTCAGTATCAGCTCACAAAGTATCCGCTATTCCCCTTACGATGAATATGTAGGAATACGTCTACCTGAAAACGACGATAATTGGTACTCCACCGAGCAACCTGTTCGATTACAAGGCGTTACGATTACCCCGACAGGAAAACAATCAGGAAATGCTACCATTCAGATTGAAGTATATAAACTCGACTGGCATTGGTGGTGGGATTCGGAAGATGAAAACCTGGGATCTTATGTCAACCGGGAATATAGTAGCAGTGTATTGAGCCAGAAAGTCAAAGCCACCGACGGTCGTTTTCAGTTGGATCTTCATATCCCGAAATATGGACGTTATTTTATCCGGGCCACCGATCCTTCGGGGCATACCTCCGGTTTAATCGCCTATTTCGGTAGCTGGTCGGATAACGCCGATCAAACTGCAGCGACCACCTTACACCTGAACAGCGACAAAAAATCTTACCGCGTCGGCGAAAAGATAAAAGTTACAATTCCTTCAGCAACAGGTAGTGTAGCCATCGTCAGTCTTGAAAACGGGAAAACCGTCAGCAACATGAAACGGATCAATACCTCTGCCGGTAACACCACCTTCGAGTTGGAGGCCACCAGCGAGATGTGTCCCAATACATACATTGCAGTCACTCTGCTTCAACCTCACAACAACCGGGACAACGACCGTCCGATCCGAATGTATGGAGTTGTCAATATCCATGTAGAAGACCCGGCTCTCCATTTGAATCCGAAGATCAAAATGGCTCAGGAACTCCGACCGGGAAAAGAGTTCAACGTGGAAGTTTCTGAAAAAGACGGCAAGGCGATGAATTACACCATTGCGATAGTCGACGAAGGACTGCTTTCGCTGACCACTTTCCGTACTCCGGATCCCTTTGCTGCTTTCTATGCACGGGAAGCCCTGGGCGTAAAAACCTGGGATTTCTACGACTATATCTACGGTGCTTATGGAGCCCGTCTGGATAAAGCTTTTGCTGTGGGTGGCGACGAAGCCTTGAAGGATTTACAGGACGAAAAGACCAACCGGTTCAAACCGGTCGTCTTATTCGACGGTCCTTTCAGTTTGAAAGCCGGAGCTACTCAAAAACACACCTTCAAAATGCCGGAATATATCGGCGAAGTACGGACGATGGTCATTGCAGCTACCAATGGACAATATGGAGCAGCCAGTGTCAACAGTACGGTAAATAAACCCCTCATGGTATCGGTTGCCCTTCCCCGTCTGTTCACACCGGGAGATATCATCGATATTCCGGTTACCGTTTTTGTCCTGAAAGATCATATCCGGGAAGTCACCGTAAAGATGACTACCGACGACAAAATCACCCTGACAGGAGAAAAAGAACAACACATCCAATTCGATAAAAAAGGAGAACAAGTTGTCTATTTTAAGGCTCGGATCAATAGCCAAACCGGGATGTCGACACTTCGGACAGAAGCGACATCGGGCAATGAAACAGCTATTGTCACCGAGGATGTTCAGGTACGTATTCCTAATCCGAGAATGACGGAGATCGAAGAAAAAGAAGCTAAAGCAGGAGAGACCGTTTCTTTCGATACCCGCATTACAGGAACCGAACCGCTTTCTGTCCTGGAGGTATCCTCTATCCCACCGTTAAACCTGGAACAACGCCTCAGTTACTTGCTCGACTACCCTCATGGCTGTGCAGAGCAAATCACTTCACAGGCATTTCCGCAATTAGCTTTATCCTGGCTTCTGGCATTAAGTCCGGCACAACAGATCACGGCAGAAAATAACGTCAGAGAAGTCATCAACCGTCTGAGAAGTTATCAGACCCCGGAAGGAGGCTTTGCTTACTGGCCTGGAGAGCCGTATATTTCGGAATGGGTTACCTCTTATGCTGTAAATTTCCTGGCAAATGCCCAAAAACAAGGCTATGCAGTCCCGATTCAGATGTTACAGCATGCCACGAACTATATGCGTCAGGTGGCTAACAGCTGGAACCGCACAGAACCGTGGTCACAGCAAGACCAAGCCTATCGTTTGTATGTATTGGCTTTAGCCGGTAAACCCGATCTGGCAGCCATGAACCGACTGAAAGAGACCCGCTTGCAACGTCCGGTTTCACAATGGCTGCTGGCCTCCGCTTATGCTTTAAGTAATCAACAGGAAATCGCTACGAAAATGATACGCGATCTGTCCTTCGAAGTCACCCCTTACCGGGAAACGGGAGGAACGTTCGGTTCTACTACCCGGGACAATGCCCTGATTCTGCAATCGATGGTCATCCTGAACATGCAACAAGATGCTTACCGCATGTTAGAGAAGATTTCTAAAGCCATGGGATCCGGCAATTGGTACAGTACCCAGGAAACCTCTTTCGCTCTTTATGCAGCCGCCCAGTTCGTACAAAAATACCTGGGCAGCCAAAAAGGAATCGATATCACAGTAAAAACAAATTCAGGTAACGAAAACGTCAAAACCGACAAGACAATCTGGCAAAAACAACTCGTTTTGCAGGGTGACAAAGCTTCGGTTACGGTGACGAACAACGGTCAAGGTTCACTTTTTGTCCGTCAGATCAATAGTTCCGCCCCTCTGGAAGTAGTCAAGGAAAAAGTTATGTCCGGAATGTCGATGAGTGTGCGTTATTATAATGACAAAGGTACTCCGCTCAACATCGAACAGCTGCAACAGGGGGAAGACATTACAACCGAAATTACAATCAAAAACACGGGCCTGACCGGTACTTATCAGGAACTGGCTTTAAACTATCCGGTACCTTCCGGCTTCGAGATCATCAATGACCGTCTTACCGGAAACACCAGTGCCTGGAAAGAGGCAGAATATGTCGATATCCGGGACGACCGTTTTTATGTCTATTTCAGCTTGGAACAAAATCAGTCTAAGACTTTCCGTTTCCGTTGCAATGCAGCGTTCCGCGGAGAATATATGTTACCGGCAATTTATTGTTCAGCTATGTACGACAATAGTATACAGGCTAT